AGCGGATCTTCCTGGAGTCCTGCTTCAGGGTCTCCCAGATGGAGCTGACTTCCTGCTGGCAGTCGGACAGCGCCGTCAGGGCGCACGTGTGGAAGGCTTCCCAGTGGCTGTGGGCAAAACGAAGGATGGTCAGAAACTGGACCCTCGGCAGCTTTTCGTGAATTCTGCGGCGGCTGTGGATTAATTTCTGCCAATAATCGGTTGCTCAGATGGCCTCACCGGCCTCGAGTGAGTCAAAGCGAGCTCTGGTTGCCACGGCAACGGCATCCGGGAGCGAGACAGCATCGCAGATGATATTACAAGTGGGCAATTTTCGGCCGTGTAAAAGTGCAAATCTTTGCCTTCAGTAAACTGAAAGGGATGTGGAGTTTGTGCCGAAACAATGTCAGGAGAAAACCGTCCCCTGAATTTCACTACAGCTGCACTGGAGTCATAAATAATTTAGCACAATGGCTTTGTGTCTCAGTATCACTCATTTCTCCTTTCTCCCTCTGAGATTACAGCATCTGCTCCTCTCTCTACAGTATTTGCTTATGACATGAATATTTATCTTCATTATTACACCCAGTTGTACTTATTAAGCTGAAATGTTGGTAAAATGATTTAGATTTGAATTCACTCCATCTTTCATATTAAACTCTGAAATCTGTTTTAGTTGTCAACAAATAAAGGTTTCTGCACATGTTTCAGATTAAACTCAATATCTTTTGAGAACTTAAGGCTGCTATCCGTCCTTAGACAAATTTTAAATgagacataaacatttttattataaaaaaatctgatttatagaCATTATTGTCCAGTTTTCTCAGACCTTAGaggttatttgtaaaatgtgaaataccATCAAGAATGGCAGATCTTTTAAGCaaggagagaaggaaggaaaagcacaaaattgaaggatgaaaagaagaaaagaaggaaggagagcaatgaaaacagaagaaagaaatagaggaaataaaggaaattcTGGATAATGAATggaagaaacaaagacaaaaaagaaaaccagaagaagGAAAggtagaaaaagaagaaagaaagataaaaaggaGTTAAAACAAggtggaaggaagaaaagaagaagtgaaataaggaaggaagaaaagtaAGGAAgggtcaaaaaaagaaaaggaaaaaaggaacaaaacaaaaaatggggaaaacaaAGACTAAAGAATAAATAAGCAATTGGCTGAttagaaacatttagaaaacaaaaaggaataaagtctgaaaatgaaTGTACCCTTTCTGTTCTGATCCAGATCCTGAAAATACTTAATTCAagtcacatatttttttcaaactttttagaAACCCTTTCAGATGCTCACATGTCCCCGCCcggccttttttaaaaaaaataaaacaacataaagtcatTGTTGGTACCTGCAGACGGCCGCCACTCCCTGCTCACTGGTCACGTTCTCCTGGTAGTTGTCCATGCTCTCCCCCAGCTCCAGGACGCACTCAGAAAAGTCCCGATAAACGTTCTCACAGCTCACATCTACGCTGCCTGCAGGCGCCGCAAGCAAcaggaaaactgcaaaacagacCGGAGACAGAACCTGTCAGGTCTGGATAAATATACCCTACAATCTGACACGTTAACAATATAGAAACCATTAAGTGTGTGCACAGTCTCAAAGAAGCTATTCTTAATGTTTTACCACAAATTAGACTAACGATGCAATTTACTAGGATTTTATGTTATAgattacaaaataattcataattttgCAGAGAAGTGAACAAGATTTTCAcctatttttctaaaaacaacccccccccaaaaactacataaccctaaataaaatccagttggTAAAAACCAATTTCCTGTAGATCTTTTCTCAAGATGGTTTGCAAGAGTTTTGCCAGAGATCATCAAGTCACCAAAACCAAGGAAGACAGcagaaaaaggtcaaagttttggagaagtttaaacatttgaacAGGTTCGGACGTCACTGTTCCACTTgttaataaattactttaaaagcTGTAGCAGTGGGTGCAGATTTTGCTACCCCGGGACAAACTTGGAAACTGTGGGTGAATCACACTTTGAGTGGAGATGCACCAGCTTCCCTGAAGAGCAGATCTGTGTGAAAAGTAATGGAGaggtttatttaaaactgtaaagGGGACAAAGTTAATTTGGAAGACAtattatttgacaaaaataatagaaaaaaaagcaaaataaggaCTCTCCAGTAATAGAGGAATGGATtaggaagagagggagagagaatggaaaatgaaaggaaagaaagaagctgGGTTAGATTGGGAACTCTTAGAGCTAATGCaccagtgttttctttttttggaagaCTGAGCATAATGCCAGCAAAAACGTGAAGAGGGATGTCATTTAATCTCTAAAAGATAtgaaaaaggttaaataaacagaagtagTTGAAGGATATgactacattttaaagtttgaacaGCGCTTCTAGCTGGAAGGATGTGGAAGCGGTGAGCAATGAAAGAGAGCAAAGTTTttagcagaatatttttttttgtcaatggGGCCCAAGATCAGCccaagctgaatattttataaaccATAGAAGATATTAACATCGAGACATTAATGTCCTGAATGAGGAGAATATGGTAAAAGTTGAATGGTTGAAATAGCAGGAAGTAGAAAACAGTGTCAGGCGATGCCTGCAGCATTTACACTAACTAACTTGTGTGACTGAAAGCTAACACCTGACTAAAGCCTGAGCAAacatggcagcatcatggcGTGGAGATGCGTTTcttcagctgaaaaacaaactaaatttcaTTTATCATCTTCCATCCACTTCCCAAGCATGCATTGCTTTATATTAGCAGCTCCACCACTTTAAATCCCAGAAAAATGCTTTGAGGTTTGTGAGGAAATGTGTGAAAGTTTCAGAGGCGTGAATACTTCAGGCGTGGTCTTGCGCTTACGCTTCATTCGAGGGAGTCTAAAAACAATGAAGTAATCTGCACACCATCCAGGTTGGATATTTCCTCAATAGTGGAGAGTAGCTTCGTTTTTTACCGCTCTGttgaatgcaaaacaaatgctaAGCGCATGGATATCAACAAAAGTGGCACAGGAGTtaaagtatgtttttgtttaaatattaagcTGTGAATGTGGTGCAGATTGTGCAGGAGAAAGCTGGAGACGGTGCAGGTCTCATATAACCACTCAGTGCTCAGATAAAGATAACACCCACCCAGCCAACAAAGGGATGGGATGCACggaggtaaaaataaattaagactATAAATAGCTACCTTTCTCTGGACAAATAAAACCAGCATCTTGCGCTACTTTACCAGAGGCGATCGCAAGAATCCATCCGATCTTCGTCGACATGAATAATCCCATTTCATCCCATTTCAAGCCAGGCGGGATGCTGTCGAGATGCCACTACTG
Above is a genomic segment from Xiphophorus couchianus chromosome 20, X_couchianus-1.0, whole genome shotgun sequence containing:
- the LOC114135869 gene encoding neuritin-like, with the translated sequence MGLFMSTKIGWILAIASVFLLLAAPAGSVDVSCENVYRDFSECVLELGESMDNYQENVTSEQGVAAVCSHWEAFHTCALTALSDCQQEVSSIWETLKQDSRKIRFQGSLFDLCSPSCAPTARLPLAALVLPLVLVLTGPSGASA